The genomic interval AACGCTGAGTGAACGCCAACCCAGACTACTATGCACTCCTCGGCGTGCCGCCCCAGGCGACGATCGGCGAGATCCGACGAGCCTACAGACGGCTTGCGCTGATCCACCATCCCGACAAGAACCCCGGCAACGAAGCCGAAGCGCGCCTCCTCTTCGACGCCGTCGCGGCCGCATACGCCGTCCTGTCGAACGACCACCAGCGTCGCCTCTACGACCGGCGCATGCGTGCCACCCAGAGCCAGACAGCGCCTCGCCCGTCCTGCAACAACGCACGCATCGACCTGGCATACCGCGTCCTGGACCTGCTGCTCATCGAGGATGCCGCCGAGGCGCTTCGGCAGTTCGACCGGCTCTTGCGCGTGACGGGAACGGACGCAGGGGCGCTCGACCTAGAGCGCTACCTCGACGACGGCGACGCGCGAGACTGCGAATTCCTT from Candidatus Poribacteria bacterium carries:
- a CDS encoding J domain-containing protein — its product is MNANPDYYALLGVPPQATIGEIRRAYRRLALIHHPDKNPGNEAEARLLFDAVAAAYAVLSNDHQRRLYDRRMRATQSQTAPRPSCNNARIDLAYRVLDLLLIEDAAEALRQFDRLLRVTGTDAGALDLERYLDDGDARDCEFL